From the genome of Candidatus Polarisedimenticolaceae bacterium:
CGTGACGATCCCCGCCGACGCGCAGAAGGTGATGATGCGCCTGTTCACCAGCGGCCACGGCGGGAACCTCTACTGCAACGGCGGCTCGAACAACGGCGGCGCGTGCACCACGTCCTCGCAGTGTCCCGGCGGCTCGTGCCAGAACTGCGACGAGTTCTGCCAGCGCAACAACCGGATCCTCAAGAACGGCTCGCCGATCTGGCAGGGGGTTCCGTGGCGGACGGACTGCTCGCCGGGGAGCATCACCGCGTGCAGCACCTGGAACGCCTGCGGCTGGCCGTCGTGCACCTTCTCGCGTGCGTCGTGGTGCCCCGGATACATCGCGTGCCACACCAACGCGCCGTGCGACAACGACCTGAACCTGACCGCGCAGTTCACTCCCGGCCAGAGCGCGGACCTCGGCTACGACGTCGAGGTGATGCGCGGGAGCTGGCAGATCTCGATGGCGCTGTACTGGTACCGGACGCCCTAGCCGGCCGGAAGCTCCATCACCTTCGGTACGGTGTCGGTGGGGGAGACCTTGTACCAGGCTCCGGCGATCTTCCCCTTCTCGTCCACGAGGAACGACGAGCGGACGATCCCGAGGTAGGTCCTCCCGTACATCGACTTCTTCCCCCAGACCCCCCACGCCTCGGCCACCGCGTGGTCCGGGTCGGCGAGGAGGGGGAACTTCAGGCCGTATTTCGCGTCGAACTTCTTCTGCGCCTCCGGGGTGTCGGGGCTGATCCCGACCGCGACGATCCCCAGCTTCGCGAGGTCCTTGCGTGCATCGCGCACCTCGCACGACTGCTTGGTGCACCCCGGGGTGTCGGCCTTCGGATAGAAGTAGACGAGGACCTTCTTCCCCTTGAAGTCCGAGAGCTTGACGGTCTTCCCGCTCTGGCCCTTCAGCGCGAACGCGGGAGCCTTGTCGCCGACCTTCAGCGTCGCCATGCCGAATCCTCCAAGTTCACCGGCGGCACGTTAGCCGATCGGGTATTCTCCGCGCATGTCCGGCGTTACCGTGCTCGACGATCCCGCCGCCGTCGCCCGCGAAGCCGCCTCGCTCTTCGTTCGATCCGCGCAGGAGGCGATCGCGGCCCGCGGTCGGTTCGTCGTCGCGTTGTCGGGAGGGTCGACCCCCAAGGCGGCGTTCGAGCTCCTCGCGCGCGAGCACCGCGAGGCGATCGACTGGAGGAAGGTCGTCGCCTTCCCCGGGGACGAGCGGTGCGTTCCCCCGGACCATCCCGACAGCAACTACCGCACTGCGCGCGAGCGCCTCGTCGACGCGGGCCCGCTTCCGGAGGCGAACCTCAAGCGCTGGAGGACCGACGCGGGTCCCGAGGCCGCGGCGGCCGCCTTCGCGACGATGCTGCGGGAGTTCGGCCGCCTCGACCTCGTGATGCTCGGCCTCGGACCCGACGGTCACACCGCCTCGCTCTTCCCGCACACGACCGCGCTCAAGGCGACCGACGAGCTCGCCGTCTCCACCTGGGTGGAGAAGCTCGGGGTGCACCGGTTGACCCTCACCGCCCGCGCGATCAACGCGGCGCGGCGCGTCGTCTTCCTCGTCGTGGGCCACGACAAGAAGGACGCCCTCGAGGTGGTGCTCCAGGGGCCGCGCGACCCCTCGCGCCTCCCGGCGGAGCTCGTCGAGCCCGAGGACGGCGAGCTCATCTGGCTCGTGGACCGGGCGGCGCGCGGGCGGATCTGAAGTCCCGTTCGCTGCACATGCGGGTACCGCCGGGCCGCATCTCGACGTAATCGTCCCCGGCTCAAGGAGGTCTCGCATGCATCGAGTTGCGCTTCTGACATGTCTCGCGATCGTCGCCACGATTCCCGCGAACGCCGCCGACCTCGTCGACGTCGCCACGCACGTCCAGTGGGACTCCGTCCCGCTCGGCACGGCGAACGAGGGGTCGTGCTTCATCCGGACCCGCGGCCTGGGGGAGGTCCGCGTGCAGATGGACACCCGCGTCGTCTTCGCGAACGGGTACGTGCTGAACCTGACCGGGATCGACGATCCGGGGGTGATCGGCTATCAGGGGGCGTACGAGCTGAGCGTCTTCTTCATCATCCCGCCCGAAGCGGGCCCGGGTCCCGCGCGGTTCGAGTGCGAGGTGCGCGCGCAGATCGGCGGGCAGAAGGAGCTCGAGCTGTCGAGCGCCGGGTTCGTCGTCAGCGAATCGTCGGCTCCTGCTGACTGAGGCAGTGCAGGGTCCCGAGCCCCCAGACGAGGTCGCGCGCGTGGACGCCGATCACGGGCCGGTCGGGGAGGAGCTCGGAGAGGATCCCGAGCGCGAGTCGATCGGCGGGGTCGTTGAAGGTCGGGACCAGCACGCCGGCGTTGGCGATGAGGAAGTTGGCGTAGCTTGCCGGCAGGCGCAGGCCGTCGAAGACGACGGGGCGCGGCATCGGGAGGAAGACGACCTCGGGCCGCGATCCGTCC
Proteins encoded in this window:
- the bcp gene encoding thioredoxin-dependent thiol peroxidase, translated to MATLKVGDKAPAFALKGQSGKTVKLSDFKGKKVLVYFYPKADTPGCTKQSCEVRDARKDLAKLGIVAVGISPDTPEAQKKFDAKYGLKFPLLADPDHAVAEAWGVWGKKSMYGRTYLGIVRSSFLVDEKGKIAGAWYKVSPTDTVPKVMELPAG
- the pgl gene encoding 6-phosphogluconolactonase; this encodes MSGVTVLDDPAAVAREAASLFVRSAQEAIAARGRFVVALSGGSTPKAAFELLAREHREAIDWRKVVAFPGDERCVPPDHPDSNYRTARERLVDAGPLPEANLKRWRTDAGPEAAAAAFATMLREFGRLDLVMLGLGPDGHTASLFPHTTALKATDELAVSTWVEKLGVHRLTLTARAINAARRVVFLVVGHDKKDALEVVLQGPRDPSRLPAELVEPEDGELIWLVDRAARGRI